A genomic region of Arachis hypogaea cultivar Tifrunner chromosome 5, arahy.Tifrunner.gnm2.J5K5, whole genome shotgun sequence contains the following coding sequences:
- the LOC112803132 gene encoding serine/threonine-protein kinase D6PK isoform X2 yields MEASSSTCEIVESREDIISEFKVAEKPECSYANKSGKKYSIEDDINRLFQGIDIKSSSRGLGASRSHKSALKRPIKVSSAQASGIGISEPVSLKQAFRGLCISQASEMAALKRLSKPCSSSRVSEAGNIKKLYTAVVDEGKQNLLEISLVPEASAHSDKLARVSISISNSSANHSVPLADATNLKETTTRLASRDQIVPLPSEVEAEKLTLANFSPTACANEIMPEGRMDPAAAHSFSMADKGHKANILCVSSPSCSSTGDGVDKPTSSHTCLAKSIVSSKNFFKKKVKQDVCSASSSSTLCLRKVDNNLGSIANTLDKETDNSDLKHETKGNQKLSPSSSNGSIEINSINFGKDSCKPGFTLNCNRRTKFQVTKVEEKSRSKEKGEFSQSSKSSIGEYSSSTSISEESNLSGSSRIGYRPHMSKHLRWEAIRAVQQHGNLSLRHFKLLRKLGSGDIGTVYLAELIGTNCLFALKVMDNEFLASRKKMFRAQTEREILQMLDHPFFPTLYSHISTDKLSCLVMEYCPGGDLHVLRQRQPYRSFLEQAARFYVAEVLLALEYLHMLGVVYRDLKPENILVREDGHIMLTDFDLSLRCSVNPMLVKSSSPEEVDGTRKMSSPCSDASCIQPFCLQPDWQVSCFTPILISGGAKSRKTKADAQVGPLPQLVVEPISARSNSFVGTYEYLAPEIIKGEGHGSAVDWWTFGIFLFELLYGRTPFKGQSNEDTLSNVVSQSLKFPGAPIVSFHARDLIRGLLIKDPETRLGSVKGAAEIKQHPFFEGLNWALIRCAAPPELPKFRDFGSRAPSMAAQKENANDLEDTEDCEEFELF; encoded by the exons ATGGAAGCTTCTTCCAGTACATGTGAGATAGTGGAGTCCAGGGAAGATATCATTTCTGAGTTCAAAGTGGCTGAAAAACCTGAGTGTAGTTATGCCAACAAATCAGGGAAAAAGTATTCTATCGAGGATGATATTAATCGTCTTTTCCAGGGTATTGACATTAAAAGTTCATCTAGAGGTCTTGGTGCATCACGCTCACACAAGAGTGCTCTTAAGAGGCCAATAAAAGTTAGTTCAGCTCAGGCCTCAGGAATCGGCATCTCCGAACCTGTTAGTTTGAAGCAGGCATTTAGAGGCTTGTGCATTTCTCAGGCGTCGGAAATGGCTGCTTTGAAGAGACTCTCAAAGCCATGCAGTTCGTCACGAGTATCAGAGGCTGGCAACATCAAAAAGTTATACACAGCAGTTGTAGATGAGGGCAAACAGAACTTGCTGGAAATCTCCCTGGTGCCAGAGGCATCTGCCCATTCTGATAAATTGGCCAGGGTCTCAATATCCATATCAAATTCAAGTGCTAATCATTCTGTTCCCTTGGCTGATGCCACAAACCTGAAAGAAACTACAACCAGGCTTGCTTCTCGAGATCAGATTGTTCCTCTTCCATCAGAAGTTGAAGCTGAAAAACTGACACTTGCAAATTTTTCACCGACTGCTTGTGCAAATGAGATTATGCCGGAGGGCAGAATGGATCCTGCTGCTGCTCACAGTTTTTCAATGGCAGATAAGGGACACAAAGCAAATATACTTTGTGTGTCTTCTCCTTCCTGCTCTAGTACTGGTGATGGAGTGGATAAACCCACAAGCAGCCATACATGTTTAGCAAAGTCAATAGTCAGTAGCAAGAACTTCTTTAAGAAAAAAGTAAAGCAAGATGTTTGTTCTGCCTCAAGCAGCTCCACTCTGTGCCTGAGAAAAGTTGACAACAATTTGGGATCTATTGCAAATACTTTGGACAAAGAAACAGACAATTCTGATTTGAAGCATGAAACGAAAGGAAACCAAAAGCTGTCTCCCAGCAGTTCAAATGGTAGCATTGAAATTAACTCAATCAACTTTGGTAAGGACTCATGCAAACCTGGTTTCACGTTAAATTGCAACAGGAGAACCAAATTTCAAGTGACAAAAGTTGAAGAGAAATCAAGATCAAAGGAAAAGGGTGAGTTCTCCCAAAGCTCAAAAAGTAGCATTGGTGAGTATAGTAGTAGCACAAGCATCAGCGAGGAGAGCAATCTAAGTGGTTCCAGTCGCATTGGCTACAGGCCTCATATGTCAAAACATCTGAGATGGGAAGCTATTCGAGCTGTTCAGCAGCATGGTAATTTAAGTTTGAGGCACTTTAAGCTGCTAAGGAAGCTTGGTAGCGGGGATATTGGAACTGTTTATCTTGCAGAACTAATTGGGACAAACTGCCTTTTTGCCTTAAAGGTGATGGACAATGAATTCTTGGCAAGCCGGAAGAAAATGTTCAGGGCTCAAACTGAACGAGAGATCCTACAGATGCTGGATCATCCATTTTTTCCTACGCTATATTCCCATATCTCCACAGATAAGCTTTCTTGCTTGGTCATGGAGTATTGTCCAGGTGGTGATCTGCATGTATTACGGCAGAGGCAGCCATATCGGAGTTTCTTGGAACAAGCAGCTAG GTTTTATGTTGCTGAGGTTCTTCTTGCCTTGGAGTACTTGCACATGCTGGGAGTTGTATATCGAGATCTAAAGCCAGAAAATATCCTAGTGCGAGAAGATGGCCACATTATGCTGACAGATTTTGACTTGTCACTGAGATGTTCCGTGAACCCAATGCTAGTAAAATCATCTTCTCcggaggaggtggatggaacaaGAAAAATGTCGAGTCCATGCTCAGATGCCAGCTGCATTCAGCCTTTCTGTCTCCAACCTGATTGGCAAGTCTCCTGCTTTACTCCCATTTTAATATCCGGTGGAGCGAAATCTCGAAAGACAAAGGCTGATGCTCAGGTTGGTCCACTGCCACAGCTCGTGGTGGAGCCTATTAGCGCTCGATCTAACTCCTTTGTTGGAACCTATGAATATCTTGCTCCGGAGATCATCAAAGGTGAGGGTCACGGGAGTGCCGTGGATTGGTGGACTTTCGGTATATTTTTGTTTGAGCTTTTGTATGGTAGGACTCCCTTCAAGGGCCAATCAAATGAGGATACGTTATCCAACGTTGTGTCGCAAAGCCTTAAGTTCCCAGGTGCTCCTATTGTCAGTTTCCATGCTAGAGATTTGATCAGAGGATTGTTGATAAAGGATCCTGAAACTCGGTTAGGTTCTGTCAAAGGAGCTGCTGAAATAAAGCAGCATCCCTTCTTTGAAGGACTGAACTGGGCTCTAATACGATGTGCAGCGCCACCAGAGCTCCCCAAATTTCGTGATTTCGGAAGTCGTGCTCCATCTATGGCTGCTCAGAAGGAGAATGCAAACGATTTAGAGGACACAGAAGATTGTGAGGAGTTTGAGTTGTTTTAG
- the LOC114927793 gene encoding uncharacterized protein, which yields MAIVVGKQGDSEIPTVTFTEEAKEILADPYKDAIVIKVLEKNFSYTAITHRLKGICRTKGGYEVLDVGFCYFLVKFDLLDDREKVLLGGPWMITGSYVAVKPWSSSFRPCENTFGSTIVWIRITGLNINYYQERAMKMIASAVDKPIRIDLATKSAERGNCFGHVTRECAKENNNGIGKESMVKEKNLPSLFPVDNNEKTVE from the exons ATGGCTATAGTAGTTGGTAAGCAAGGCGATTCAGAGATACCAACTGTGACGTTCACTGAGGAAGCAAAAGAGATATTGGCAGACCCCTACAAAGATGCCATCGTGATCaaagttcttgaaaaaaattttagcTATACAGCGATCACGCACAGGCTTAAAGGCATCTGCAGAACCAAAGGAGGATATGAGGTACTAGATGTCGGTTTTTGCTATTTCTTAGTCAAATTTGATCTTTTGGATGATAGAGAGAAAGTTCTCCTTGGAGGACCGTGGATGATTACTGGAAGCTATGTTGCGGTTAAACCTTGGAGTTCTTCATTCAGACCTTGTGAAAACACTTTTGGGTCAACCATAGTTTGGATAAGAATCACAGGTTTAAACATTAACTATTATCAAGAGAGAGCCATGAAAATGATTGCGTCAGCTGTTGACAAACCGATCCGCATCGACTTAGCCACCAAATCTGCAGAGAGGGGAAA CTGCTTTGGGCATGTCACAAGAGAATGTGCGAaagagaacaacaatggcattggGAAGGAAAGCATGGTGAAGGAGAAAAATTTGCCATCACTTTTTCCTGTAGATAACAACGAGAAAACGGTGGAGTAA
- the LOC112803132 gene encoding serine/threonine-protein kinase D6PK isoform X1 encodes MEASSSTCEIVESREDIISEFKVAEKPECSYANKSGKKYSIEDDINRLFQGIDIKSSSRGLGASRSHKSALKRPIKVSSAQASGIGISEPVSLKQAFRGLCISQASEMAALKRLSKPCSSSRVSEAGNIKKLYTAVVDEGKQNLLEISLVPEASAHSDKLARVSISISNSSANHSVPLADATNLKETTTRLASRDQIVPLPSEVEAEKLTLANFSPTACANEIMPEGRMDPAAAHSFSMADKGHKANILCVSSPSCSSTGDGVDKPTSSHTCLAKSIVSSKNFFKKKVKQDVCSASSSSTLCLRKVDNNLGSIANTLDKETDNSDLKHETKGNQKLSPSSSNGSIEINSINFGKDSCKPGFTLNCNRRTKFQVTKVEEKSRSKEKGEFSQSSKSSIGEYSSSTSISEESNLSGSSRIGYRPHMSKHLRWEAIRAVQQHGNLSLRHFKLLRKLGSGDIGTVYLAELIGTNCLFALKVMDNEFLASRKKMFRAQTEREILQMLDHPFFPTLYSHISTDKLSCLVMEYCPGGDLHVLRQRQPYRSFLEQAARSAVVIRCSIHRLWLCWLILRFYVAEVLLALEYLHMLGVVYRDLKPENILVREDGHIMLTDFDLSLRCSVNPMLVKSSSPEEVDGTRKMSSPCSDASCIQPFCLQPDWQVSCFTPILISGGAKSRKTKADAQVGPLPQLVVEPISARSNSFVGTYEYLAPEIIKGEGHGSAVDWWTFGIFLFELLYGRTPFKGQSNEDTLSNVVSQSLKFPGAPIVSFHARDLIRGLLIKDPETRLGSVKGAAEIKQHPFFEGLNWALIRCAAPPELPKFRDFGSRAPSMAAQKENANDLEDTEDCEEFELF; translated from the exons ATGGAAGCTTCTTCCAGTACATGTGAGATAGTGGAGTCCAGGGAAGATATCATTTCTGAGTTCAAAGTGGCTGAAAAACCTGAGTGTAGTTATGCCAACAAATCAGGGAAAAAGTATTCTATCGAGGATGATATTAATCGTCTTTTCCAGGGTATTGACATTAAAAGTTCATCTAGAGGTCTTGGTGCATCACGCTCACACAAGAGTGCTCTTAAGAGGCCAATAAAAGTTAGTTCAGCTCAGGCCTCAGGAATCGGCATCTCCGAACCTGTTAGTTTGAAGCAGGCATTTAGAGGCTTGTGCATTTCTCAGGCGTCGGAAATGGCTGCTTTGAAGAGACTCTCAAAGCCATGCAGTTCGTCACGAGTATCAGAGGCTGGCAACATCAAAAAGTTATACACAGCAGTTGTAGATGAGGGCAAACAGAACTTGCTGGAAATCTCCCTGGTGCCAGAGGCATCTGCCCATTCTGATAAATTGGCCAGGGTCTCAATATCCATATCAAATTCAAGTGCTAATCATTCTGTTCCCTTGGCTGATGCCACAAACCTGAAAGAAACTACAACCAGGCTTGCTTCTCGAGATCAGATTGTTCCTCTTCCATCAGAAGTTGAAGCTGAAAAACTGACACTTGCAAATTTTTCACCGACTGCTTGTGCAAATGAGATTATGCCGGAGGGCAGAATGGATCCTGCTGCTGCTCACAGTTTTTCAATGGCAGATAAGGGACACAAAGCAAATATACTTTGTGTGTCTTCTCCTTCCTGCTCTAGTACTGGTGATGGAGTGGATAAACCCACAAGCAGCCATACATGTTTAGCAAAGTCAATAGTCAGTAGCAAGAACTTCTTTAAGAAAAAAGTAAAGCAAGATGTTTGTTCTGCCTCAAGCAGCTCCACTCTGTGCCTGAGAAAAGTTGACAACAATTTGGGATCTATTGCAAATACTTTGGACAAAGAAACAGACAATTCTGATTTGAAGCATGAAACGAAAGGAAACCAAAAGCTGTCTCCCAGCAGTTCAAATGGTAGCATTGAAATTAACTCAATCAACTTTGGTAAGGACTCATGCAAACCTGGTTTCACGTTAAATTGCAACAGGAGAACCAAATTTCAAGTGACAAAAGTTGAAGAGAAATCAAGATCAAAGGAAAAGGGTGAGTTCTCCCAAAGCTCAAAAAGTAGCATTGGTGAGTATAGTAGTAGCACAAGCATCAGCGAGGAGAGCAATCTAAGTGGTTCCAGTCGCATTGGCTACAGGCCTCATATGTCAAAACATCTGAGATGGGAAGCTATTCGAGCTGTTCAGCAGCATGGTAATTTAAGTTTGAGGCACTTTAAGCTGCTAAGGAAGCTTGGTAGCGGGGATATTGGAACTGTTTATCTTGCAGAACTAATTGGGACAAACTGCCTTTTTGCCTTAAAGGTGATGGACAATGAATTCTTGGCAAGCCGGAAGAAAATGTTCAGGGCTCAAACTGAACGAGAGATCCTACAGATGCTGGATCATCCATTTTTTCCTACGCTATATTCCCATATCTCCACAGATAAGCTTTCTTGCTTGGTCATGGAGTATTGTCCAGGTGGTGATCTGCATGTATTACGGCAGAGGCAGCCATATCGGAGTTTCTTGGAACAAGCAGCTAG AAGTGCAGTTGTAATTCGTTGTAGCATTCATCGACTCTGGTTATGCTGGCTCATTCTCAGGTTTTATGTTGCTGAGGTTCTTCTTGCCTTGGAGTACTTGCACATGCTGGGAGTTGTATATCGAGATCTAAAGCCAGAAAATATCCTAGTGCGAGAAGATGGCCACATTATGCTGACAGATTTTGACTTGTCACTGAGATGTTCCGTGAACCCAATGCTAGTAAAATCATCTTCTCcggaggaggtggatggaacaaGAAAAATGTCGAGTCCATGCTCAGATGCCAGCTGCATTCAGCCTTTCTGTCTCCAACCTGATTGGCAAGTCTCCTGCTTTACTCCCATTTTAATATCCGGTGGAGCGAAATCTCGAAAGACAAAGGCTGATGCTCAGGTTGGTCCACTGCCACAGCTCGTGGTGGAGCCTATTAGCGCTCGATCTAACTCCTTTGTTGGAACCTATGAATATCTTGCTCCGGAGATCATCAAAGGTGAGGGTCACGGGAGTGCCGTGGATTGGTGGACTTTCGGTATATTTTTGTTTGAGCTTTTGTATGGTAGGACTCCCTTCAAGGGCCAATCAAATGAGGATACGTTATCCAACGTTGTGTCGCAAAGCCTTAAGTTCCCAGGTGCTCCTATTGTCAGTTTCCATGCTAGAGATTTGATCAGAGGATTGTTGATAAAGGATCCTGAAACTCGGTTAGGTTCTGTCAAAGGAGCTGCTGAAATAAAGCAGCATCCCTTCTTTGAAGGACTGAACTGGGCTCTAATACGATGTGCAGCGCCACCAGAGCTCCCCAAATTTCGTGATTTCGGAAGTCGTGCTCCATCTATGGCTGCTCAGAAGGAGAATGCAAACGATTTAGAGGACACAGAAGATTGTGAGGAGTTTGAGTTGTTTTAG
- the LOC114927794 gene encoding uncharacterized protein, with the protein MKEFWGRLGYYPIGIVDDVGHKGGIWFLSANLKFSCKILWVMNQCVTLEIDGGGRRWICSAVYGSPQATNRVELWSHLLDIGLCIQDPWVMVGNFNDILSVHEVKGSNFYSNRNSIFASTLDSCGLFDLTTSERRFTWFRKIQGNKEIAKRLDRVYCTTECRLLFPEAFVEVLSRSHSDHCPLLIRCQGVPIKKENRPFRFQAAWVTHPDYKAIVQKFWDSTGFGIHRKLLGVQEASLEFNSTVFGNIFIKKRELEGYLNRIQRKMEADDDPILKHKEEELRAEYNIVLAQEELLWYQKSRDQWVWYGDRNTIFFHMQTILRRKSNKVHGLLVSDGSWSDDPEVLQREVVHFFKNIFCSTEPVEVNCMGEIPMPSLS; encoded by the coding sequence ATGAAAGAATTTTGGGGAAGATTAGGCTATTATCCTATAGGGATTGTAGATGATGTTGGACACAAAGGAGGAATTTGGTTCCTCTctgctaatttaaaattttcttgtaaAATTCTTTGGGTTATGAATCAATGTGTAACTTTGGAAATTGATGGTGGTGGGCGAAGATGGATCTGCAGTGCGGTTTATGGCAGCCCTCAAGCCACTAATAGAGTAGAATTATGGAGTCATCTGCTTGATATTGGTTTGTGCATTCAGGACCCGTGGGTGATGGTTGgaaattttaatgatattttgagtGTTCACGAGGTGAAGGGGAGTAATTTCTATTCAAATCGCAATAGTATCTTTGCAAGTACTCTAGATTCTTGTGGTCTTTTTGATCTAACAACCTCTGAAAGACGGTTTACTTGGTTCCGTAAAAttcaaggaaacaaagaaattgcaAAGAGATTGGATAGAGTTTACTGTACTACAGAATGTCGCCTTCTTTTTCCAGAAGCTTTTGTTGAAGTTCTCAGTCGTTCCCACTCTGATCATTGTCCCCTACTTATCCGATGTCAAGGAGTTCCTATCAAGAAAGAAAACCGGCCTTTTAGATTCCAAGCGGCATGGGTAACGCATCCTGATTACAAGGCCATTGTTCAGAAATTTTGGGATAGTACAGgctttggcatccataggaagttGCTGGGGGTCCAAGAAGCTTCGTTGGAATTCAACTCTACGGTCTTcggcaatatttttattaaaaagagggAATTGGAGGGTTATTTGAATCGTATTCAACGGAAAATGGAAGCTGACGATGATCCGATTCTGAAGCACAAAGAGGAAGAATTGAGAGCTGAGTATAATATAGTTTTGGCCCAAGAAGAATTGCTTTGGTACCAGAAGTCAAGAGATCAATGGGTTTGGTATGGTGATAGAAATACTATCTTTTTCCATATGCAAACCATCCTTAGAAGAAAATCTAACAAGGTTCATGGGTTGCTAGTCAGTGATGGGTCTTGGTCTGATGATCCGGAAGTTTTGCAAAGGGAGGTTGttcatttcttcaaaaatattttttgttctactGAGCCTGTTGAGGTTAATTGCATGGGAGAAATTCCTATGCCATCTCTTAGCTAG